Part of the Flavobacterium alkalisoli genome is shown below.
TTTTGTTACCCTAGCATTAATAGGTCTTGGTATACCTAAACGATTAAGAACTCCGGGATTGTATTCATAATCCTGTATGGTATCTACAGCTACTATGTTATTCCAGATTTTATTTGCAGGAGCATTAATAATAACCTCACTCTCTATAATGTAATTGTTTGAGGGGCTCTCTATAGATTGTTCTAAAGGATAAAACAGAAAGGGCAGAAGTATTAGCCCTAAAGCTTTATTACGGTTGTTTCTTTTGTTTTTTCTATTAGCTATTGTGGCATTAATAAATATAAATAAAAAAGCAACAAATGTGACCACACAAAAGAAAGGAATGGCAAGAATAACAGCACACATGATATCTTCTACCCGAAGGAGTAATAATACTCCTAATATAGCAAGAATGCTTAACCATGGGATGAAGAGCAACCACTTGTAACTGTTTAGCTGGTCCTGATAAGAAAACAGCATAGGGATGACTCCAAGTCCTACAGGAATCAATACCAGAAATGAAACCGTAGCGATGGAAGATTCAAATATAAAACGCGCTGTAAGGCCATATACTATTCCAAGTATAATACCTATGGCAAGCATGATTGTTTTTTGTCTGTAGAATTGTTTCATGGGTTTTGGTTTAAGTGAAGTTCCATAAACACCACATCCAGCCAGCGGTTAAACTTAAAACCGACTTCTTTTAACAGGCCTGCCTCACGGAAACCAAATTTTTTATGGAATTCTATACTTCCCTTATTTTCGGCATCAATACCGGCAATCATACTGTGCATTCCCTGTTTTGTGGCTAGTGTAATTAAATCGGCCAAAAGCATTTTTCCTATGCCTTTGCCGTGGTATTCCTCATTTACATAAACAGAATGCTCTACAGTGTATTTGTAACCGTCCTTTGTGCGGAAAGTTCCGTAAGTGCCATAGCCTGCAACCTTACCTTTTATATCAGCAACAATAACAGGCCAACCCGCTTCCTGTTTCTCTGTAAACCACTGTTGCATGTACTCCATAGATTTTACATTGTAATCGTACAATGCGGTAGAATATAGTATGTTGTGGTTTACTATTGCCAGTATACCTTCAAGGTCGTTTATAACGGCAGGGCGCAGTGTTGTTTCCATATAACAAATATAATAATTAACCCTACAGTTTTGTCGTTGCGAGGAGGAACGACGTGGCAATCTAATAAATTAAGAATAAAAGATTGCTTCGCAGGCTCGCAATGACATACAAAATGAGAGTATACAAAAAAAGCCCCGCTATTGCGGGGCTTACTATATAAAGTTGAGTATGTCTTATTTTAAAGAACCTACCATATCTTCCGGTTTAACCCAGGCATCAAAATCCTCCGGAGAAACATAAC
Proteins encoded:
- a CDS encoding SRPBCC family protein: MKQFYRQKTIMLAIGIILGIVYGLTARFIFESSIATVSFLVLIPVGLGVIPMLFSYQDQLNSYKWLLFIPWLSILAILGVLLLLRVEDIMCAVILAIPFFCVVTFVAFLFIFINATIANRKNKRNNRNKALGLILLPFLFYPLEQSIESPSNNYIIESEVIINAPANKIWNNIVAVDTIQDYEYNPGVLNRLGIPRPINARVTKYGLGGIRTGHFEDGLLFTETITKYDLNKEIAFSINVNTASCENKIFQKHVLQGDYFRFENAVYRLTPMPDGKIKLSLASEYNLTSNVNFYGKFWADIMIEDFQDRLLQVIANRCEE
- a CDS encoding GNAT family N-acetyltransferase; translation: METTLRPAVINDLEGILAIVNHNILYSTALYDYNVKSMEYMQQWFTEKQEAGWPVIVADIKGKVAGYGTYGTFRTKDGYKYTVEHSVYVNEEYHGKGIGKMLLADLITLATKQGMHSMIAGIDAENKGSIEFHKKFGFREAGLLKEVGFKFNRWLDVVFMELHLNQNP